The DNA sequence CACATTCGGGTGATGGAGACGATGACGCCACTGGACTTTCTGGATTTTCGTAAATTTCTCTTTCCCGCTTCGGGATTCCAGAGTTTTCAGTTTCGTATGGTTGAAAATATGTTAGGCTTACCGGAAGACGACCGGATGACTTACAACAACTACCATTATGCGGCATTTTTTACCGAAGAACAACAAGCAAAGCTGGATCATATTGCACAAGGTAACAACTTGTTTGCCGCCGTGGAGGATTGGTTAGAGCGAACACCTTTTCTAAGCTTTGGGGGTTTTGAGTTCTTAGAGCACTACAAAGCTTCTGTTGAACGCATGGTCGCACGGGAAGCCGAGGCCATCATGGCTTCTGATTACCTGACGGAAGAAGAAAAGGCGATGCGCGTGAAGATGATGGGCAATACCGACCCTTACTTCCAGTCTATCCTCGATCCCGACCAGCACAGCGAAGAAAAAGGGAAGGGAACCTTCCGCTTGAGCTATGATGCGATGTTGGCCGCACTGATGATCAACCTCTACAACGAAGAGCCACTCCTACAGATGCCTTATCGCTTTTTACTGTGCCTGATTGATATCGATGAGCTCTTGACTACCTGGCGTTACCGCCATTCTCAGATGGTCTTGCGGATGCTGGGGCGGAAAACGGGTACAGGGGGATCTTCCGGGCATGCTTATTTGCGGGAAACCGCCATTAAGCACCATATCTTTACGGATTTGCACAATATATCTACCCTGCTTATTCCTCGCTCTGAGTTGCCAGCCTTGCCACCTCGGCTGATCAAACAATTGGGCTTTTTCTACACCCAAAACCACGAGGAATAGTTATGAAACGCTTAGCAAATTTTATCAATGGGCAATACCAAGCCCCAGTGGGAGGTGCTTATTTGCCCGTTTTTGAACCTGCGAAAGGAGCTGTTTACGCCGAGGCACCGGATAGCGATGAGCAGGATGTTGCCTTGGCGATGGCTGCAGCCAAAGCGGCCCAGCCACAGTGGGCAGGTACGAGCATTGATGAAAGGTACCGCATCCTCCATAATATTGCTTTGGGTATTGAGAAAAGAGCAGAAGAGCTGGCTGCTGCCGAGTCGCGAGACAATGGCAAGCCCGTCTGGTTGGCCCAAGAAGTGGACATTCCCAGAGCATCCGCCAATTTCAGGTTCTTTGCGCAGGCGATTACTCAATTTGCAAGTCAGGCGCACGATAATGGGCCGGGAGGATTTAACTATACCTTGCGTGGTCCATTGGGCGTAGTGGTGTGTATTTCGCCTTGGAATTTACCCCTGTATTTGTTTAGTTGGAAAATTGCGCCGGCCTTGGCAGCTGGGAATGCAGTGGTGGCTAAACCTTCAGAAGTGACCCCACTGACGGCCTATCTACTAGGCGAAATTTGCCA is a window from the Lewinella sp. LCG006 genome containing:
- a CDS encoding tryptophan 2,3-dioxygenase family protein, which encodes MSEKQKKYSPVHYQQYLGLDEILGAQRPRSGELEPVPAHDEMLFIITHQSYELWFKQILHEVDSVVDMFQTKRVDERNMGTSVARLNRVIEILKLLIEHIRVMETMTPLDFLDFRKFLFPASGFQSFQFRMVENMLGLPEDDRMTYNNYHYAAFFTEEQQAKLDHIAQGNNLFAAVEDWLERTPFLSFGGFEFLEHYKASVERMVAREAEAIMASDYLTEEEKAMRVKMMGNTDPYFQSILDPDQHSEEKGKGTFRLSYDAMLAALMINLYNEEPLLQMPYRFLLCLIDIDELLTTWRYRHSQMVLRMLGRKTGTGGSSGHAYLRETAIKHHIFTDLHNISTLLIPRSELPALPPRLIKQLGFFYTQNHEE